A genomic region of Bradyrhizobium sp. ORS 278 contains the following coding sequences:
- the pcsA gene encoding phosphatidylcholine synthase has protein sequence MDQVRPESAVSPTPAHRAAAFSVHVFTALGAGVALLAMLEAVREHWTAMFWWLGVALVIDGIDGPFARWLDVVHVQPDWSGDVLDLVVDFTTYVFVPAYAITASGLLLPLAAPVIGVGIAVTGALYFADRRMKSDDNHFRGFPGLWNIAALYLFLLHPSPLLATLGLALLIALTFAPFHVIHPVRVQRLRWLTLPLVVLWGVLVIYALRQNFIVHPAVTVLLCAIGLYIVASDSAIRLLRSLKA, from the coding sequence ATGGATCAGGTCAGACCAGAGAGCGCGGTATCCCCGACGCCCGCGCATCGCGCGGCCGCGTTTTCGGTCCATGTGTTCACGGCGCTTGGCGCCGGCGTCGCGCTGCTTGCCATGCTCGAGGCGGTGCGCGAGCACTGGACCGCGATGTTCTGGTGGCTCGGCGTCGCGCTGGTCATCGACGGCATCGATGGTCCCTTCGCGCGCTGGCTCGACGTCGTCCATGTGCAGCCGGACTGGTCGGGGGACGTGCTCGATCTCGTCGTCGACTTCACGACTTATGTGTTCGTGCCGGCCTATGCGATCACCGCAAGCGGCCTGCTGCTGCCGCTGGCAGCACCGGTGATCGGCGTCGGCATCGCGGTGACCGGCGCGCTGTATTTCGCCGACCGCCGCATGAAGAGCGACGACAATCATTTCCGAGGCTTCCCCGGCCTGTGGAACATTGCCGCGCTGTATCTGTTCCTGCTGCATCCCTCGCCGCTGCTCGCCACGCTCGGCCTCGCGCTCCTGATCGCGCTCACCTTTGCACCATTCCACGTCATCCATCCGGTACGCGTGCAGCGGCTGCGCTGGCTGACGCTGCCGCTGGTCGTGCTGTGGGGCGTGCTGGTGATTTACGCTCTCCGGCAGAACTTCATTGTGCACCCGGCCGTGACGGTCCTGCTGTGCGCGATCGGCCTTTACATCGTCGCGAGCGACTCCGCGATCCGCCTGTTGAGATCCTTGAAAGCATGA
- a CDS encoding TerC family protein, whose translation MIDLLTSPEAWAALLTLTALEIVLGIDNVIFLSVITARIPEPQSTRARQIGLALALIFRIMLLSVLVWLIGLTQPVFSIGKLGFSWRDIILIGGGLFLIAKATHEIHAEVEAREEEGPQAGGRSSFFWVIAQIIVIDLVFSLDSIITAIGMAQDLEIMIAAVIIAVVIMYVSSGPVARFVANHPTTKMLALAFLVLIGVALVADGFEFHIPRGYIYFAIAFALAVEAFNVMASRNRRKRRG comes from the coding sequence ATGATCGACCTTCTCACCAGTCCCGAAGCCTGGGCGGCTTTGCTGACGCTGACCGCGCTGGAAATCGTTCTCGGCATCGACAACGTCATCTTCCTGTCGGTGATCACCGCGCGCATCCCCGAGCCGCAGTCGACGCGCGCCCGGCAGATCGGGCTGGCGCTGGCGCTGATCTTCCGCATCATGCTGCTCAGCGTGCTGGTCTGGCTGATCGGCCTCACCCAGCCGGTATTCTCGATCGGCAAGCTCGGCTTCTCCTGGCGCGACATCATCCTGATCGGCGGCGGCCTGTTCCTGATCGCCAAGGCGACGCACGAGATCCACGCCGAGGTCGAGGCCCGGGAGGAGGAGGGGCCGCAGGCCGGCGGGCGCAGCAGCTTCTTCTGGGTGATCGCACAGATCATCGTCATCGATCTCGTGTTTTCGCTCGACTCGATCATCACGGCGATCGGCATGGCGCAGGATCTCGAGATCATGATCGCGGCGGTGATCATCGCGGTCGTGATCATGTACGTTTCGTCCGGGCCGGTCGCGCGCTTCGTCGCCAATCATCCGACCACCAAGATGCTGGCGCTTGCCTTCCTGGTGCTGATCGGCGTCGCGCTGGTGGCCGACGGCTTCGAGTTCCACATCCCGCGCGGCTACATCTACTTCGCAATCGCCTTCGCACTCGCGGTCGAGGCCTTCAACGTCATGGCCTCGCGCAACCGCAGGAAGCGCCGAGGCTGA